The following coding sequences lie in one Metopolophium dirhodum isolate CAU chromosome 5, ASM1992520v1, whole genome shotgun sequence genomic window:
- the LOC132945248 gene encoding CLIP domain-containing serine protease B4-like, giving the protein MQVEIPVVDNLICKEKYIKAHFDIDDTQLCAGIKGKDACRGDSGGPLMWPNGSQYYLMGVTSFGQAKCGEPDFPGVYSRVTSFLEWIVDNMNYS; this is encoded by the exons ATGCAAGTTGAGATACCAGTGGTAGACAATTTGATAtgcaaagaaaaatatattaaagctCATTTCGATATTGATGATACACAATTGTGCGCTGGAATAAAAGGAAAAGACGCTTGTAGG GGAGATTCTGGAGGTCCATTAATGTGGCCAAAtggttcacaatattatttaatggggGTTACGAGTTTTGGACAAGCAAAATGCGGTGAACCAGATTTTCCAGGTGTATATTCTAGGGTGACATCATTTCTCGAATGGATCGTAGATAACATGAAttacagttaa
- the LOC132945550 gene encoding uncharacterized protein LOC132945550: protein MSTFLQINLNCCKAAQALALQQAAESNVDLLIVSEPCPTKVDAWYYDAHGKAAIACLRGLPVDIVGPTEPGFTWIQAGTLRIYSCYWSPRSDPNLAQYSAFLSNLEHSIRSHSGDSLICGDLNAHHSAWGSCSNNKKGDALMDLIQSLGLIICNTGTTPTFQRASGSSVIDITLASPRVASRISNWSVLDTVTLSDHSYIQFTLLSAPIKPVNATYSRRLHAPALASFLSTGQLLHFSNSTDVDEMAINLNSALYAVCGLPLADNKGKRRSVHWWSPSLSALRKTANHLRRVFQRKRRRLGAAACTDEELAAKSAKLALVKAIRNAKDQAWRQLCDDVERDPWGKPYKIAPSYNPAPLSVTSD from the exons ATGAGTACCTTCCTACAGATCAATCTCAACTGCTGCAAGGCAGCTCAAGCGCTGGCGTTACAGCAGGCTGCAGAGTCCAACGTCGATCTCCTCATCGTCAGCGAGCCCTGCCCAACGAAGGTCGACGCATGGTACTACGACGCTCACGGTAAAGCGGCTATAGCATGCCTCCGTGGTCTCCCAGTGGACATAGTCGGCCCTACTGAACCAGGGTTCACGTGGATCCAGGCTGGTACCCTCCGCATCTATTCTTGTTATTGGTCCCCCAGGTCTGACCCCAACCTCGCCCAATACTCTGCGTTTCTCAGCAACCTCGAGCACAGCATTAGAAGTCACAGCGGAGACTCTCTTATTTGTGGAGACCTCAACGCGCACCATTCCGCCTGGGGCAGCTGCTCCAATAACAAGAAAGGTGATGCACTGATGGACCTCATCCAGTCCCTAGGCCTCATTATATGCAACACTGGCACGACCCCCACTTTCCAGAGGGCGTCTGGCTCCTCGGTGATCGACATCACTCTGGCCTCCCCCCGTGTGGCTTCCAGAATATCTAATTGGTCTGTCTTAGACACGGTGACCTTAAGCGATCACAGCTACATCCAGTTCACTCTCTTGTCCGCGCCCATTAAGCCAGTCAACGCGACATACTCTCGGAGACTCCACGCACCCGCTCTGGCGTCCTTTCTCTCGACCGGTCAACTACTACACTTCAGCAACAGTACTGACGTGGATGAAATGGCTATCAATCTGAACTCGGCGCTCTACGCCGTTTGTGGCCTACCCTTGGCAGACAATAAAGGTAAAAGGAGGAGCGTACACTGGTGGTCCCCGAGCCTAAGCGCGTTGCGCAAGACCGCAAACCATCTGCGTCGTGTTTTCCAGCGCAAGCGCCGACGCCTTGGTGCTGCCGCCTGCACTGATGAAGAGCTTGCTGCAAAATCCGCGAAACTGGCCCTCGTTAAAGCAATCAGAAACGCCAAAGATCAAGCCTGGAGACAACTATGTGACGACGTCGAACGGGACCCATGGGGAAAGCCCTACAAGATT GCTCCCAGCTATAATCCAGCACCTCTTTCCGTCACATCAGATTAA
- the LOC132945762 gene encoding venom protease-like isoform X2, protein MECPVLLYLVENQSQNSSIATFLRNQVCGHENDFPYYPKVCCPFSNESDSKLPDIYETVSSRKLPSQDTCGWSEITHYPVDGGNTSVLGAWPWIAALGYLNLNMENPAYEWMCAGSLISDRFVITAAHCTIGIGMYRLQVVRLGDLNLNPNIKDEANPIDVPISLVIRHNQYNAEDLTSDIALLKLAYSVSFDRLIQPICLPILSNHRANNFVESDTYLAGWGSTMLNPSYDALIDVQLQVVKNSLCQRGYLNKSIYIDDRHLCAGIFGTDVCRGDSGGPLMWKSGSQYYLVGVVNFGHTNCAEVGYPGVYARVTSFVQWITDTMNYN, encoded by the exons ATGGAATGTCCAGTGCTACTTTATCTAGTAGAAAATCAAAGCCAAAATTCTTCTATTGCCACTTTTCTCAGAAACCAAGTATGTGGACATGAAAATGATTTCCCTTATTACCCCAAGGTATGCTGTCCATTTTCGAATGAATCTGATTCTAAATTACCAGATATTTACGAAACAGTTTCGTCAAGAAAATTGCCATCTCAAGACACTTGTGGATGGAGCGAAATTACTCACTATCCAGTTGACGGAGGAAATACTTCTGTATTAG gtGCTTGGCCCTGGATAGCAGCACTTGGGTACTTGAATCTTAATATGGAAAATCCGGCATACGAGTGGATGTGTGCTGGTTCCTTGATATCAGATAGATTCGTCATAACGGCTGCCCACTGCACAATCGGTATTGGAATGTACCGTTT GCAGGTTGTGCGTTTAGGTGATTTGAACTTGAATCCTAATATTAAAGATGAAGCTAATCCAATAGATGTTCCAATTTCACTTGTCATAAGACATAACCAATATAACGCAGAAGATCTGACCAGTGATattgcattattaaaattagcCTACAGTGTTTCCTTCGatc gattaattCAACCTATATGTTTACCCATCTTATCGAATCATAGAGCCAACAATTTCGTTGAATCTGACACATATCTTGCAGGATGGGGTTCCACAATGTTAA atccAAGTTATGATGCTCTAATAGATGTTCAATTACAAGTGGTGAAAAATTCGCTATGTCAACGAGGATATCTTAACAAAAGTATTTACATCGATGATAGACATTTGTGTGCTGGGATATTTGGAACAGACGTTTGTAGG GGAGATTCTGGAGGTCCCTTAATGTGGAAAAGTggttctcaatattatttagtggGAGTCGTGAATTTCGGACATACTAACTGCGCAGAAGTAGGTTATCCAGGTGTATATGCTAGGGTGACATCATTTGTCCAATGGATCACAGATACCatgaattacaattaa
- the LOC132944895 gene encoding venom protease-like isoform X2 yields MIITSIGNLLNFKCFTPNGDIGNCINIKRCPTLLYLLEYRRNNFSIATFLRNSMCGNDDNFPYYPKVCCLLEDEIYETISSIKLPSQDTCGRSNVIRNRIAGGRLAELGDWPWMAALGYVDISMINPEYEWNCGGSLISDRYVLTATHCTVGLGMTRLVIVRLGDLNLNSNEEDGANPIDVAISRVIRNNQYNSDKKKNDIALLKLKKSVEFGQFIQPICLPILSHHRATSLVESELFLVGWGSTMINPRSDPLMEVQVPVVDNSECKQIYNTYKINIDDTHLCAGRKGKNGCSGDSGGPLMWPNGSQFYLVGIMNFGNYDCNTTSVPPVFARVTSYLEWIADNMNYS; encoded by the exons atgataataacaagtATTGGAAACTTGTTGAATTTCA aatgtttCACGCCAAATGGTGACATCGGCAATTGCATTAACATAAAAAGATGCCCAACACTGCTTTATCTATTAGAATATCGGAGAAACAATTTTTCTATTGCCACTTTTCTCAGAAACTCTATGTGTGGAAATGATGATAATTTCCCTTACTACCCCAAGGTCTGCTGTTTGTTGGAGGATGAAATTTACGAAACAATTTCGTCAATCAAATTGCCATCTCAAGATACTTGTGGACGGAGTAATGTAATTCGCAATCGAATTGCCGGAGGACGTTTGGCTGAATTAG GTGATTGGCCCTGGATGGCAGCACTTGGGTATGTAGATATTAGTATGATAAATCCGGAATATGAGTGGAATTGTGGTGGTTCCTTAATATCAGATAGATACGTATTAACAGCTACCCACTGCACCGTCGGTCTTGGAATGACTCGTTT GGTTATTGTGCGTTTAGGcgatttgaacttaaattctAATGAGGAAGATGGAGCTAACCCAATAGATGTTGCAATTTCACGTGTCATAagaaataaccaatataattctgataaaaagaaaaatgatattgcattgttaaaattaaaaaagagtgTTGAATTCGGTC aatttattcaACCTATATGTTTACCCATCTTATCGCATCATAGAGCCACATCGTTAGTTGAATCTGAACTATTTCTTGTCGGATGGGGTTCTACAATGATAA atccACGTTCTGATCCTCTAATGGAAGTTCAGGTACCAGTGGTAGACAATTCGGAatgtaaacaaatatacaatacatataaaattaatatcgatGATACACATTTGTGTGCTGGAAGAAAAGGAAAAAACGGTTGTAGT GGAGATTCTGGAGGTCCATTAATGTGGCCAAATGGTTCTCAATTTTATTTAGTGGGAATTATGAATTTTGGAAATTATGATTGCAATACAACAAGTGTTCCACCTGTATTTGCTAGGGTGACATCATATCTCGAATGGATCGCAGATAACATGAAttacagttaa
- the LOC132945762 gene encoding venom protease-like isoform X1, whose translation MDGSKFIFCMVLVFSLGIGGDRIVKAQNSPKYKECFTPKVQNVNCINIMECPVLLYLVENQSQNSSIATFLRNQVCGHENDFPYYPKVCCPFSNESDSKLPDIYETVSSRKLPSQDTCGWSEITHYPVDGGNTSVLGAWPWIAALGYLNLNMENPAYEWMCAGSLISDRFVITAAHCTIGIGMYRLQVVRLGDLNLNPNIKDEANPIDVPISLVIRHNQYNAEDLTSDIALLKLAYSVSFDRLIQPICLPILSNHRANNFVESDTYLAGWGSTMLNPSYDALIDVQLQVVKNSLCQRGYLNKSIYIDDRHLCAGIFGTDVCRGDSGGPLMWKSGSQYYLVGVVNFGHTNCAEVGYPGVYARVTSFVQWITDTMNYN comes from the exons ATGGATggaagtaaatttattttttgtatggtATTGGTCTTTAGTCTGGGGATTGGCGGAGACAGGATTGTCAAGGCTCAAAACTCACCAAAATATAAAG AATGTTTCACACCAAAAGTTCAAAACGTCAATTGCATTAACATAATGGAATGTCCAGTGCTACTTTATCTAGTAGAAAATCAAAGCCAAAATTCTTCTATTGCCACTTTTCTCAGAAACCAAGTATGTGGACATGAAAATGATTTCCCTTATTACCCCAAGGTATGCTGTCCATTTTCGAATGAATCTGATTCTAAATTACCAGATATTTACGAAACAGTTTCGTCAAGAAAATTGCCATCTCAAGACACTTGTGGATGGAGCGAAATTACTCACTATCCAGTTGACGGAGGAAATACTTCTGTATTAG gtGCTTGGCCCTGGATAGCAGCACTTGGGTACTTGAATCTTAATATGGAAAATCCGGCATACGAGTGGATGTGTGCTGGTTCCTTGATATCAGATAGATTCGTCATAACGGCTGCCCACTGCACAATCGGTATTGGAATGTACCGTTT GCAGGTTGTGCGTTTAGGTGATTTGAACTTGAATCCTAATATTAAAGATGAAGCTAATCCAATAGATGTTCCAATTTCACTTGTCATAAGACATAACCAATATAACGCAGAAGATCTGACCAGTGATattgcattattaaaattagcCTACAGTGTTTCCTTCGatc gattaattCAACCTATATGTTTACCCATCTTATCGAATCATAGAGCCAACAATTTCGTTGAATCTGACACATATCTTGCAGGATGGGGTTCCACAATGTTAA atccAAGTTATGATGCTCTAATAGATGTTCAATTACAAGTGGTGAAAAATTCGCTATGTCAACGAGGATATCTTAACAAAAGTATTTACATCGATGATAGACATTTGTGTGCTGGGATATTTGGAACAGACGTTTGTAGG GGAGATTCTGGAGGTCCCTTAATGTGGAAAAGTggttctcaatattatttagtggGAGTCGTGAATTTCGGACATACTAACTGCGCAGAAGTAGGTTATCCAGGTGTATATGCTAGGGTGACATCATTTGTCCAATGGATCACAGATACCatgaattacaattaa
- the LOC132944895 gene encoding venom protease-like isoform X1, producing MDRGKLIICMVFIFSLGTGGDSSVEDQNSEENKKCFTPNGDIGNCINIKRCPTLLYLLEYRRNNFSIATFLRNSMCGNDDNFPYYPKVCCLLEDEIYETISSIKLPSQDTCGRSNVIRNRIAGGRLAELGDWPWMAALGYVDISMINPEYEWNCGGSLISDRYVLTATHCTVGLGMTRLVIVRLGDLNLNSNEEDGANPIDVAISRVIRNNQYNSDKKKNDIALLKLKKSVEFGQFIQPICLPILSHHRATSLVESELFLVGWGSTMINPRSDPLMEVQVPVVDNSECKQIYNTYKINIDDTHLCAGRKGKNGCSGDSGGPLMWPNGSQFYLVGIMNFGNYDCNTTSVPPVFARVTSYLEWIADNMNYS from the exons ATGGACAgaggtaaattaattatttgtatggtATTCATCTTTAGTCTGGGAACTGGCGGAGACAGTAGTGTGGAGGATCAAAACTCGGAAGAAAAtaaaa aatgtttCACGCCAAATGGTGACATCGGCAATTGCATTAACATAAAAAGATGCCCAACACTGCTTTATCTATTAGAATATCGGAGAAACAATTTTTCTATTGCCACTTTTCTCAGAAACTCTATGTGTGGAAATGATGATAATTTCCCTTACTACCCCAAGGTCTGCTGTTTGTTGGAGGATGAAATTTACGAAACAATTTCGTCAATCAAATTGCCATCTCAAGATACTTGTGGACGGAGTAATGTAATTCGCAATCGAATTGCCGGAGGACGTTTGGCTGAATTAG GTGATTGGCCCTGGATGGCAGCACTTGGGTATGTAGATATTAGTATGATAAATCCGGAATATGAGTGGAATTGTGGTGGTTCCTTAATATCAGATAGATACGTATTAACAGCTACCCACTGCACCGTCGGTCTTGGAATGACTCGTTT GGTTATTGTGCGTTTAGGcgatttgaacttaaattctAATGAGGAAGATGGAGCTAACCCAATAGATGTTGCAATTTCACGTGTCATAagaaataaccaatataattctgataaaaagaaaaatgatattgcattgttaaaattaaaaaagagtgTTGAATTCGGTC aatttattcaACCTATATGTTTACCCATCTTATCGCATCATAGAGCCACATCGTTAGTTGAATCTGAACTATTTCTTGTCGGATGGGGTTCTACAATGATAA atccACGTTCTGATCCTCTAATGGAAGTTCAGGTACCAGTGGTAGACAATTCGGAatgtaaacaaatatacaatacatataaaattaatatcgatGATACACATTTGTGTGCTGGAAGAAAAGGAAAAAACGGTTGTAGT GGAGATTCTGGAGGTCCATTAATGTGGCCAAATGGTTCTCAATTTTATTTAGTGGGAATTATGAATTTTGGAAATTATGATTGCAATACAACAAGTGTTCCACCTGTATTTGCTAGGGTGACATCATATCTCGAATGGATCGCAGATAACATGAAttacagttaa